Below is a window of Alphaproteobacteria bacterium DNA.
CGAGCAGCATCAGTTCGACCGACATCAGGATGATGATGACGTTCTTGCGGTTCAGAAAAATCCCGAACAGGCCCAGCGTAAACAGGATCGCCGCGACGGTAAGATAATGACCGAGGCCGATTTCCAACATGATCAGATACCGCTCCCCGTCGTGACCTTTACGATTTCAATCGCATCCTCGGCGTTACGTTCCAGCTGGTCGGAAATTTTCTGCCGCCGCACACCCGGCCGCTGGCGCAGCGTCAGCACAATCGCCCCGATCATCGCGACCAGCAGCACCAGCCCCGAGGCCTGGAACAGGTATATGTAATCGGTGTAGATGAGCCGGCCGAGCGCTTCGGTATTGGTCACCTGATCCAGCGGCGGGATCGGCGCGGCGCTGTTTGAGACAGCCTCCGGCACGAATACCCAGCCGCCCAGCACGATCACGAGTTCAGCCAGCAGCACCAGCCCGACCAGCGCGCCGATCGGCAGATACTGCAAAACGCCCCGGCGCAGTTCAACGAAATTGATATCCAGCATCATGACGACGAACAGGAACAGCACCGCGACCGCGCCCACATAGACAATCACGAGGATCATCGCCAGGAACTCGGCGCCCATCAGAACGAACAGCCCGGCGCTGTTGAAGAACGCCAGAATCAGGAACATGACAGAGTGGACCGGATTGCGCGAGGCGATCACAAGGACGCCCGCGGCAACCGCCGCGAACGAAAACATATAGAACGCCAAGGCTTGAATTATCATGAGCTCCCCTCAACGCCATTGACGAACAGGCCTCGTCAATGGCGCCTTCGTTTACCGGTACGGCATGTCCATTTCAATATTGGCGGCCAGTTCCGCTTCCCACCGGTCGCCGTTCGCCAGCAGCTTGGCCTTGTCGTAAAACAGCTCTTCGCGCGTTTCCGTCGCGAATTCGTAGTTCGGTCCTTCAACGATGGCGTCCACCGGACAGGCTTCCTGGCAGTAGCCGCAATAAATGCATTTCGTCATGTCGATATCGTAGCGGGTCGTGCGGCGGCTGCCGTCTTCGCGGGGCTCCGCTTCGATGGTAATCGCGAGCGCCGGGCACACCGCCTCGCACAGTTTGCAGGCGATGCAGCGTTCCTCGCCGTTCGGATAACGGCGCAGCGCATGTTCGCCACGGAAACGCGGCGACAGCGGCCCCTTCTCATAGGGGTAATTCAGCGTGAATTTGGGCCGGAACATCATCCGCAACGTCAGCGTCATGCCCCGAACCAGCTCCGTTAGGAGCAGACCGCGCAGGGTGTTATTCAGTGTCGCCATTATCCGCCTTCTTTCCGTCGCGCGTCATGATCATAACATTCCCGGTACCTTGCCGGCCGCAAACAGCCAGCCGCCGACAACGACAACCCAGAGCAGCGAGAATGGCAGGAACACCTTCCAGCCCAGCCGCATCAGCTGGTCGTAACGGTATCGCGGGAAGGTCGCGCGCACCCACAGGAACACAAACAGACAGAACGAGATTTTCAGTGCAAACCATATTGGCCCCGGCACCCAGGTGAACGGCGCGAAATCGAACGGCGCCATCCAGCCGCCCAAAAACAGGATCGACGTCATGGCGCACATCAGGATCATGTTTGCGTATTCGCCCAGGAAGAACATCGCAAACGTCATTGATGAGTATTCGACGTTGTAGCCCGACACCAGTTCCGCTTCCGCTTCCGGCAGATCGAACGGTGCGCGGTTGGTTTCCGCCAGTGTCGAAATGAAGAAGATGATGAACATCGGAAACAGGATGCCAAAGAAATGCCAGTTCTGGATGCCGCCGGACTGGGCTTCGACGATGGCCGACAGGTTCAGCGAACCCACGAACATCAGCACCGTGATGATGACAAAGCCCATCGATACTTCGTAGGACACCATCTGGGCCGCCGAACGCAGCGCCCCCAGGAAGGCGTATTTCGAATTGGACGACCAGCCGGCCATGATGATGCCGTATACGCCCAGCGATGAAATCGCGAAAAGATAAAGAATACCGACGTTTATGTTGGAAAGCACCATGCCCGCATCAAACGGGATCACGGCCCAGGCAATCAGGCTCAGCACGAAGGTTACCATCGGCGCCGCGAAAAACATGCCGCGGTTCGCACTGGCCGGGACGATGGTTTCCTTGAAGAGCAGCTTGATGCCGTCCGCCATCGGCTGCAGCAGCCCGAAGGGTCCGACGACATTGGGGCCCTTGCGCAACTGCATCCAGCCGATGACCTTGCGTTCGGCCAGCGTGAGGTAGGCCACCGCGCCCAGCAGCGGCACAACGATCAGCACGATGTAGAAGACGATCCAGGCCGTCGGTTCGCCATAAGTGTACCAGAACTCAGCCATGGGTGCCGGTCGCCCCCTCACCGCTATTCACGAATTCGCGTGTGCATTGCGCCATCGTTTCCGATGCCCGGCTGATCGGGTCAGTCATGTAGAAATTCACAATCGGCGACACGAACGGATCGGCGGACATCGCGCCGGCATCGCCGAATTCGCCCCAGACGACGGGTTCCAGTTCATCAATCCGGGTAAAATGCGGGCAGGCCGCGTGCATCGCCCGGCGCAACGCCGCCATATCGTCGAACGGCAGCGCCTTGCCGAGTTTCGCGGACAGCGCCCGGATAATGGCCCAGTCCTCCCGAGCGTCGCCCGGCGGGAAACACGCCCGCCGCGCCAGTTGAACCCGGCCTTCCGTATTGACGTAGGTGCCGTTTTTTTCCGTATAGGCCGCGCCCGGCAGGATGACATCGGCAGCATGCGCCCCGTTATCGCCATGGTGCCCCTGATAGATGACAAAGGCCTTGTCCAGCTTGGACGTGTCGATTTCATCCGCGCCGAGCAGATAGACGACTTCGACCTCGCCTGATGCAGCGCCATCGAGGATTCCCGCCGTGTCCCGGCCGCCTTCGCCCGGCACGAAGCCGAGATCCAGCCCGCCCACCCGGGCAGCCGCCGTATGCAGAACGTTGAAGCCGTTCCAGTCATCCGCGACCATGCCGGTCTTTTCGGCAATCGCGCGCGCCGCCGCCAGGACCGCCGCGCCATCGTCACGAGCCAACGCGCCCATGCCGACAATCAGCATCGGGCGCTTCGCATCGCCGAGAACCCTGGCGAAGGGATGGTCGCCGTTGGCGATCTCGTTCAGCGTATCGGGGCCGGCGCCAAGATAGTCGTAATCATAGCTCAGGTCGTGCTGCTGGCCGACAACCCCGACCGGATAACCGCCGAACAGCCATTGCTTGCGGATACGGCTGTTTACCAGCGGCGCTTCCCAGCGCGGATTGGTGCCGATCAGCAGACAGGCGTCCGAATTCTCGATCCCGGCAATACCGGTATTGAACAGGTAGGACGCGCGCAGCGACGGGTCGAGCTTTGCACCGTCCTGGCGGCAATCCAGATTGCCGGATCCCAGCGACGCCATCGTCGCCTTCAGGGCAAACATCGATTCCGCGTCGCAGAGGTCGCCGGCAATGGCGGCGATACGACTGCCGTCCAGCCCCTTGAGCCGGGCGGAGATGGCGTCAAACGCCGCATTCCAGCCGACCGGCGACAATTTTCCGTCGGCGCCGCGAAGGTAGGGCGTATCCAGACGCTGACGCCGCAAACCGTCACAGGCGAAGCGGGTCTTGTCCGAAATCCATTCCTCGTTCACGTCCTCGTTCAACCGCGGCAATACGCGCAGCACCTCGTTGCCCCGCGTGTCGATCCGGATGTTGCTGCCGACCGCATCCATAACGTCAATCGACTCGGTTTTCGTCAACTCCCAGGGCCGGGCGGAGAAGGAATAAGGTTTGGAGGTCAGCGCGCCCACCGGGCACAGGTCGATGACATTGCCCGACAGTTCCGATGACACCGCTTTGCCCAGGGTCGTGATCACCGCGTTTTCCCCGCGGTTAAGCATGCCCATATCGGTCACGCCGCCGATTTCGGTGGAGAACCGCACACAGCGGGTGCAGTGAATGCAACGGGTCATGATCGTGTGGATCAGCGGCCCCATATACTGTTCGGCGATCGCGCGCTTGTTCTCGTCATAGCGGCTGCCGTCATGACCATAGGCCATGGCCTGATCCTGCAGATCGCACTCGCCGCCCTGATC
It encodes the following:
- the nuoG gene encoding NADH-quinone oxidoreductase subunit NuoG, with translation MPKLKIDGVEMEVEAGLTILQACEAAGVEIPRFCYHERLSIAGNCRMCLVEVKPGPPKPQASCALPAGEGMEVTTNSAMVRKARRGVMEFLLINHPLDCPICDQGGECDLQDQAMAYGHDGSRYDENKRAIAEQYMGPLIHTIMTRCIHCTRCVRFSTEIGGVTDMGMLNRGENAVITTLGKAVSSELSGNVIDLCPVGALTSKPYSFSARPWELTKTESIDVMDAVGSNIRIDTRGNEVLRVLPRLNEDVNEEWISDKTRFACDGLRRQRLDTPYLRGADGKLSPVGWNAAFDAISARLKGLDGSRIAAIAGDLCDAESMFALKATMASLGSGNLDCRQDGAKLDPSLRASYLFNTGIAGIENSDACLLIGTNPRWEAPLVNSRIRKQWLFGGYPVGVVGQQHDLSYDYDYLGAGPDTLNEIANGDHPFARVLGDAKRPMLIVGMGALARDDGAAVLAAARAIAEKTGMVADDWNGFNVLHTAAARVGGLDLGFVPGEGGRDTAGILDGAASGEVEVVYLLGADEIDTSKLDKAFVIYQGHHGDNGAHAADVILPGAAYTEKNGTYVNTEGRVQLARRACFPPGDAREDWAIIRALSAKLGKALPFDDMAALRRAMHAACPHFTRIDELEPVVWGEFGDAGAMSADPFVSPIVNFYMTDPISRASETMAQCTREFVNSGEGATGTHG
- a CDS encoding NADH-quinone oxidoreductase subunit K gives rise to the protein MLEIGLGHYLTVAAILFTLGLFGIFLNRKNVIIILMSVELMLL
- the nuoI gene encoding NADH-quinone oxidoreductase subunit NuoI; translation: MATLNNTLRGLLLTELVRGMTLTLRMMFRPKFTLNYPYEKGPLSPRFRGEHALRRYPNGEERCIACKLCEAVCPALAITIEAEPREDGSRRTTRYDIDMTKCIYCGYCQEACPVDAIVEGPNYEFATETREELFYDKAKLLANGDRWEAELAANIEMDMPYR
- the nuoH gene encoding NADH-quinone oxidoreductase subunit NuoH, with translation MAEFWYTYGEPTAWIVFYIVLIVVPLLGAVAYLTLAERKVIGWMQLRKGPNVVGPFGLLQPMADGIKLLFKETIVPASANRGMFFAAPMVTFVLSLIAWAVIPFDAGMVLSNINVGILYLFAISSLGVYGIIMAGWSSNSKYAFLGALRSAAQMVSYEVSMGFVIITVLMFVGSLNLSAIVEAQSGGIQNWHFFGILFPMFIIFFISTLAETNRAPFDLPEAEAELVSGYNVEYSSMTFAMFFLGEYANMILMCAMTSILFLGGWMAPFDFAPFTWVPGPIWFALKISFCLFVFLWVRATFPRYRYDQLMRLGWKVFLPFSLLWVVVVGGWLFAAGKVPGML
- a CDS encoding NADH-quinone oxidoreductase subunit J; this encodes MIIQALAFYMFSFAAVAAGVLVIASRNPVHSVMFLILAFFNSAGLFVLMGAEFLAMILVIVYVGAVAVLFLFVVMMLDINFVELRRGVLQYLPIGALVGLVLLAELVIVLGGWVFVPEAVSNSAAPIPPLDQVTNTEALGRLIYTDYIYLFQASGLVLLVAMIGAIVLTLRQRPGVRRQKISDQLERNAEDAIEIVKVTTGSGI